In Arthrobacter sp. SLBN-83, one DNA window encodes the following:
- a CDS encoding AAA family ATPase, whose amino-acid sequence MGRKNYLIEGGSGTGKTAVCNELRRRGYQAINGDRELAYQGNPETGEPVGEISGVAVHGHHLWRVDQVRALAADQREAVTFFCGGSRNLAKFIDLFDAVFVLEVDLETLKRRLDQRPEDEWGGRRTERDLIEHLHQTREEIPPGGIAIDATAPLARVVDDILRRVQSAGLA is encoded by the coding sequence ATGGGCAGGAAGAACTACCTGATCGAAGGCGGCTCTGGAACCGGCAAGACTGCAGTCTGCAATGAACTGCGGCGGCGCGGTTATCAGGCCATCAACGGCGACCGCGAACTCGCCTATCAAGGTAACCCGGAAACCGGCGAACCGGTTGGGGAAATTAGCGGAGTCGCCGTACACGGGCACCACCTCTGGAGAGTGGACCAGGTCAGGGCGTTGGCCGCGGACCAGCGGGAAGCGGTGACCTTCTTTTGCGGCGGCTCACGGAATCTCGCAAAATTCATCGATCTCTTCGATGCCGTCTTCGTTCTGGAGGTGGACCTTGAAACGTTGAAGCGACGGCTAGACCAGCGCCCGGAGGACGAATGGGGAGGACGGCGGACAGAACGGGACCTGATCGAGCACCTGCACCAAACACGGGAAGAAATCCCGCCTGGCGGCATCGCGATCGACGCCACCGCGCCGCTCGCACGCGTCGTGGACGACATCCTGCGGCGCGTCCAGTCAGCCGGGCTGGCCTAG
- the selA gene encoding L-seryl-tRNA(Sec) selenium transferase — protein MDQVDPRRLIPRTNDLLALPAVREARTRLNERVVRELVRKVLEQARRGDLPPGKVEPALLAAVASQKATTLRPVLNATGVIVHTNLGRAPLSAAAVEALVAASGYVDVELDLADGSRSHRGAGARAALLAACPAAEDALVVNNGAAALVLATTALAAGREVVVSRGELVEIGAGFRLTDLMESTGAVLHEVGTTNRTHLHDYAGALGPDTGCILKVHPSNFRVDGFTSSVPIDDLSRLTAAHGIPLVADLGSGLLAPDPYLPDEPDVASALASGADVVIASGDKLLGGPQAGLLLGRKEIISRLARHPLARAVRADKLALAALEATVAGGPPPVVEALHADVEQLRRRTDRLAEALGVPVEAHDGRVGGGGAPGFPLPGWALRLPEGIAGRLRTGDPAVLPRVHDGACLIDLRCVPPADDDRILDAVRQALATLDAADAGRAG, from the coding sequence GTGGACCAGGTCGATCCCCGGCGGCTGATTCCCCGCACGAACGACCTGCTGGCGCTGCCGGCCGTCCGCGAGGCCCGGACGCGGCTCAATGAGCGCGTCGTCCGCGAACTCGTCCGGAAGGTCCTGGAGCAGGCCCGGCGCGGTGACCTCCCTCCCGGCAAGGTGGAACCTGCCCTGCTGGCCGCCGTCGCTTCACAGAAAGCAACAACCCTCCGTCCGGTGCTGAACGCAACGGGCGTCATCGTGCACACGAACCTTGGCCGCGCCCCGCTTTCCGCAGCCGCGGTGGAAGCCCTTGTCGCCGCCAGCGGCTACGTTGACGTGGAGCTGGACCTGGCAGACGGCAGCCGCTCCCACCGCGGTGCCGGCGCCCGGGCTGCCCTCCTCGCCGCCTGTCCCGCCGCCGAGGACGCCCTGGTAGTCAACAACGGCGCTGCAGCATTGGTGTTGGCCACCACAGCCCTGGCCGCGGGCCGGGAAGTGGTGGTGAGCCGGGGGGAACTCGTCGAGATCGGTGCAGGCTTTCGGCTGACCGATTTGATGGAGTCGACGGGCGCGGTGCTCCACGAGGTGGGCACCACCAACCGCACCCACCTGCATGACTACGCGGGCGCCCTCGGACCGGACACGGGCTGCATCCTCAAGGTGCACCCGAGCAACTTCCGGGTGGACGGCTTCACGTCCTCAGTTCCGATTGACGACCTGAGCCGCCTGACTGCGGCACACGGAATACCACTCGTGGCTGACCTGGGCAGTGGGCTGCTTGCTCCCGATCCCTACCTGCCCGACGAGCCGGATGTTGCCTCCGCCCTGGCAAGCGGGGCCGACGTCGTCATTGCCAGCGGTGACAAACTGCTGGGCGGCCCCCAGGCGGGCCTGCTGCTGGGCCGCAAGGAGATCATCAGCAGGCTGGCCCGCCACCCGCTGGCCCGTGCGGTCCGGGCGGACAAGCTTGCCCTGGCCGCCCTGGAGGCGACTGTCGCTGGTGGGCCGCCGCCGGTGGTAGAAGCGCTGCACGCCGACGTCGAACAATTGCGGCGCCGTACTGACAGGCTCGCCGAAGCCCTCGGGGTACCTGTGGAGGCCCATGACGGCCGGGTGGGCGGCGGCGGTGCCCCCGGCTTCCCGCTGCCGGGGTGGGCGCTCCGGCTGCCCGAGGGAATTGCTGGACGCCTGCGCACCGGCGACCCTGCCGTGCTGCCACGGGTCCACGACGGCGCCTGCCTGATCGACCTGCGCTGTGTGCCGCCCGCCGACGACGACCGGATTCTTGACGCCGTACGCCAGGCATTGGCAACCCTCGACGCGGCAGACGCAGGCAGGGCGGGCTGA
- the selB gene encoding selenocysteine-specific translation elongation factor, which produces MHVVATAGHVDSGKSTLVRALTGMEPDRWEEERRRGLTIDLGYAWTRLPSGQDVAFVDVPGHERFLGNMLAGIGPAPVVCFVVAADEGWQAQSSDHRDAVAALGIEHGVVVLSRADRASAQRAADVLSRTRTELAGTGLRDAPAIAVSAIDGTGLAELRTALDGVLAQVPAPTTTGRVRLWVDRSFTITGSGTVVTGTLAAGTLAQGDRLELLGHSESRPVVVRGLQSRDTSYTSVEPVSRVALNLRDVAATDIRRGDALVTPEAWPTTGVVGIHRTTGVAYTDVPEQIMVHVGTASVPARLRPFGADHARLVLDRPLPLVLGDRLVLRDPGSRSVLGGARILDADPPELRRRGDGAHWAERLSGMDPAGDILGEVAARGAVQVDHLRKLGLLPGHGTEAPQGVRVFGDWWVHAPVLEAWQHRLRAAVEALQEKDPLAPGLSMGAARDLLRLPEEKLLSHVIQGAELEQEGGHVRLPGSHDNLGPIEPAIVQLERRLSATAFHAPEADELAALGLGARELAAAERTGRLLRLRDGVVLLPTAPALAMRTLAGLAQPFTTSQARQALDTTRRIAIPLLEHLDSRGWTKRIDAGHRTVVR; this is translated from the coding sequence GTGCACGTCGTTGCCACGGCCGGACATGTCGATTCCGGGAAAAGTACCCTGGTCCGCGCCCTTACCGGCATGGAACCGGACCGCTGGGAGGAAGAGCGGCGCCGCGGGCTGACGATTGACCTGGGCTATGCATGGACAAGGTTGCCGTCAGGCCAGGACGTTGCCTTCGTTGACGTTCCCGGCCACGAACGCTTCCTTGGCAACATGCTTGCGGGCATTGGACCGGCGCCGGTGGTGTGCTTCGTCGTGGCTGCGGACGAGGGCTGGCAGGCCCAGTCGAGCGACCATCGCGATGCGGTGGCCGCGCTCGGAATTGAACACGGCGTTGTAGTGCTCAGCCGCGCGGACCGGGCATCCGCGCAGCGGGCCGCCGATGTGCTGTCGCGGACCCGCACGGAGTTGGCAGGGACCGGGCTGCGGGATGCTCCAGCCATCGCTGTTTCGGCCATCGACGGCACCGGCCTGGCTGAGTTGCGTACAGCGCTCGACGGCGTCCTGGCCCAGGTGCCTGCCCCCACCACCACTGGGAGGGTCCGGTTGTGGGTGGACCGGTCGTTCACGATTACCGGTTCCGGAACGGTGGTCACCGGAACACTGGCAGCCGGCACACTCGCCCAGGGGGACCGGCTGGAACTGCTGGGTCACTCGGAGTCCCGGCCGGTGGTGGTCCGTGGCCTGCAAAGCCGCGACACCTCATACACCTCGGTGGAGCCGGTCAGCCGGGTGGCGTTGAACCTGCGCGATGTAGCCGCAACGGACATCAGGCGCGGGGATGCACTGGTGACCCCCGAGGCCTGGCCCACCACCGGCGTCGTAGGCATCCACCGCACGACTGGAGTGGCCTACACCGACGTGCCCGAGCAAATCATGGTGCATGTCGGCACGGCATCGGTGCCGGCGCGGCTGCGTCCCTTCGGGGCAGACCACGCCCGGCTGGTCCTCGACAGGCCCTTGCCCCTGGTTCTCGGGGACCGGCTGGTGCTGCGCGACCCCGGCAGCCGCTCGGTCCTGGGTGGGGCACGTATTCTTGACGCCGACCCACCGGAGCTGCGGCGGCGCGGTGACGGCGCGCACTGGGCTGAACGGCTCTCGGGCATGGATCCCGCAGGAGACATTCTGGGGGAAGTAGCGGCCCGCGGAGCGGTCCAGGTGGATCATCTCCGCAAGCTTGGGCTGCTGCCCGGGCACGGCACGGAGGCCCCGCAGGGTGTGCGGGTTTTCGGTGACTGGTGGGTGCATGCCCCTGTCCTGGAGGCATGGCAGCACCGGCTGCGCGCTGCCGTCGAGGCGCTGCAGGAGAAGGACCCCTTGGCCCCGGGCCTCTCCATGGGCGCGGCGCGGGACCTGCTCAGGTTGCCTGAGGAGAAGCTGCTTTCCCACGTCATCCAAGGGGCGGAGCTGGAGCAGGAGGGTGGCCATGTCCGGCTGCCGGGCAGCCATGACAACCTTGGTCCCATCGAGCCGGCGATCGTCCAGTTGGAGCGCAGGCTGAGCGCGACCGCGTTCCACGCCCCGGAAGCTGATGAACTGGCCGCCCTGGGCCTGGGCGCACGGGAACTGGCCGCCGCAGAACGCACGGGACGGTTGCTGCGGCTGCGCGACGGGGTGGTGCTGCTTCCCACGGCGCCGGCACTCGCGATGCGCACGCTTGCCGGCCTGGCCCAGCCCTTCACCACCAGCCAGGCACGCCAGGCGCTGGACACCACACGCCGGATTGCGATTCCACTGCTGGAGCACCTCGATTCGCGGGGCTGGACCAAACGGATTGATGCCGGTCACCGCACGGTTGTGCGCTGA